Proteins encoded together in one Lathyrus oleraceus cultivar Zhongwan6 chromosome 5, CAAS_Psat_ZW6_1.0, whole genome shotgun sequence window:
- the LOC127085663 gene encoding putative disease resistance RPP13-like protein 1 isoform X2: MAATMIGSAFLSATVQTLVEKLASKEFLDYFKQTKFDDSLLEQLGQTLLTIQPVLDAAEEKQINTPSIKQWLDGLKDALYDAEDLLNHISYHSLQCQMENTQAASKTKQVWNFFFSPSTNNYEEINSQMKKMCLNLKHFAENKDIISLQTKSVGVSRRTPSTPMFNESVMVGRKDDKDKVMNMLLSQSNTSQNNMGVVAIVGMGGVGKTTLAQLAYNDEKVEHHFDLKAWACVSEDFDVFRVTKALLESVTSKTWNDSNLDILRVELKKNLRDKRFFIVLDDLWNDSYSDWDELAAPLIYGKNGSRMIITTRHKKVADVARTFPIFSLDPLSHEDSWFLLSKHAFGSGDFSETQRRNLEPIGRKIARKCGGLPIAAKSLGGLLRSKVDTEEWIEVLNNDIWNLQNDNILPALRLSYQYLSSQLKRCFSYCSIFPKDYPLDRKQLVLLWMAEGFLDHSQDRKTMEEVGDEFFAELLSRSLIQQLHDNYGKQIFVMHDLVNDLATAVSGRSCYRHEFGAKSYENVRHLSYNKETCDVFKKFKTFDKFKRLRSFLAIGFGWAEYNLSSNVVNYLLPTFERLRVLSLSKYRNITTLPVTVGNLVQLRYLDLSDTNIASLPDTICNLYYLQTLILSKCYKLTELPEHVGKLINLRHLYIDRTSIIEMPKQIAELENLQTLNVFVVGKKNIGSTVRELGKFPNLRGELFIKNLQNVIDVMEASDTNLKSKEHIEELTLQWGEETDDTLNERNVLDMLQPYASLKKLRIESYGGTHFPSWLGDPSFFNMVSLYIHECMNCTTLPPLGQLPSLKDLCIEDMTNLETIGQQFYGLAAGGSNSSFQPFQSLENLEFSYMGNWEEWCPFQDNMFPFPRLKTLRLVWCPKLKGHLPTHLPFIEKIEIDGCDHLLATPPTQHWLSSIKNIRIRGYSNSESNTERTQYSLLESDSPYLLQTIDTSSCHMLKSVPKMIINSTSLQRLDLYGISSLNAFPTNGLPTSLQSLCISECENLTFLPPETWSNYTSLVTLKLENSCSALTSFPLNCFPVLQDLSIWRCRSLESIFISETSSCSSSTLRSFVVNDCEALRSLPQRMDTLTALESITLCILPNLNLSLCEGAFLPPNLQSIIVYSVRITKPVTEWGLQGLTRVRSMDIRGDDIVKMLLKEPLLPISLVSLEFKNLFEMKSLEANGLRHLSSLKNLYFWGCLRLNSLPEKAFPSSLKTLFFWECPRLESLPEDSLPTFLEELTISRCPLLEERYKRNECWSKIAHIPVIRINEQLTI, translated from the coding sequence ATGGCTGCAACTATGATTGGAAGTGCTTTCCTCTCTGCAACTGTTCAAACCTTAGTTGAGAAACTTGCTTCCAAAGAGTTTCTTGATTACTTCAAACAAACCAAGTTCGATGACTCACTCTTGGAACAGTTAGGACAAACACTACTCACTATTCAACCTGTGCTAGATGCTGCAGAGGAGAAGCAGATCAACACTCCTTCTATCAAACAATGGCTTGATGGCTTGAAAGATGCTCTCTACGATGCTGAAGATCTGCTCAACCATATTAGCTATCATTCCCTTCAATGCCAGATGGAGAACACGCAAGCTGCAAGCAAAACTAAACAGGTCTGGAACTTCTTTTTTTCTCCTTCTACAAATAACTATGAAGAGATCAATTCCCAAATGAAAAAAATGTGCTTAAACCTCAAACATTTTGCTGAAAATAAAGATATCATTAGTTTGCAAACTAAAAGTGTCGGAGTATCTCGTAGAACACCTTCAACTCCTATGTTCAATGAATCTGTCATGGTTGGTAGGAAAGATGACAAAGACAAAGTAATGAACATGTTGCTATCACAAAGCAATACTAGCCAGAACAATATGGGCGTAGTTGCAATTGTAGGCATGGGAGGTGTCGGAAAAACAACACTTGCACAACTTGCTTACAATGATGAAAAAGTTGAACATCACTTTGATCTCAAAGCATGGGCTTGTGTATCGGAGGATTTTGATGTTTTTAGAGTAACCAAAGCTCTCCTTGAATCTGTCACTTCAAAAACATGGAATGACAGTAATCTTGATATTCTTCGAGTTGAGTTAAAGAAAAATTTGAGGGACAAAAGATTTTTCATTGTGCTGGATGACTTATGGAATGACAGTTATTCTGATTGGGATGAACTTGCAGCTCCGTTGATATATGGAAAAAATGGAAGCAGAATGATCATCACAACACGCCACAAAAAAGTGGCAGATGTTGCACGCACATTTCCTATTTTTTCATTAGATCCTCTATCCCATGAAGACAGTTGGTTTTTACTCTCCAAACATGCATTTGGAAGTGGAGACTTTTCTGAAACTCAACGCCGAAACCTAGAACCAATTGGCAGGAAGATTGCCAGAAAGTGTGGTGGATTGCCAATCGCTGCAAAATCACTTGGAGGACTATTGCGTTCGAAAGTAGATACTGAAGAGTGGATTGAAGTTCTGAACAACGACATATGGAACTTACAGAATGATAATATTTTGCCTGCATTGCGCTTGAGTTATCAATATCTTTCGTCTCAATTGAAAAGATGTTTTTCCTATTGCTCTATTTTTCCAAAGGACTATCCGCTTGATAGGAAGCAATTGGTTTTGTTGTGGATGGCAGAAGGCTTCCTTGATCATTCTCAAGACAGAAAAACAATGGAAGAAGTAGGTGATGAGTTTTTTGCTGAATTGTTATCCAGATCATTGATTCAACAATTGCATGATAATTATGGAAAACAAATATTTGTCATGCATGACCTTGTTAATGATTTAGCTACTGCTGTATCTGGAAGAAGTTGTTACAGACATGAATTTGGCGCTAAGAGCTATGAAAATGTTCGTCACTTGTCATATAATAAAGAAACATGCGACGTTTTCAAGAAGTTTAAGACTTTCGACAAATTCAAACGCTTGAGAAGCTTCCTTGCCATTGGATTTGGATGGGCAGAATATAATTTATCAAGCAACGTCGTCAATTATTTGCTACCCACATTTGAAAGGTTGCGTGTGTTATCGTTGTCAAAATATAGAAACATCACCACGTTACCCGTTACAGTTGGCAATTTAGTGCAGTTGCGCTATCTAGATCTCTCTGACACGAATATTGCAAGCTTGCCTGACACCATATGCAACCTCTACTACTTGCAAACCTTGATTTTATCTAAGTGCTATAAACTCACAGAATTGCCAGAACATGTTGGAAAATTAATTAATTTGCGTCATCTTTATATTGATAGGACAAGCATAATAGAGATGCCGAAGCAAATTGCTGAACTAGAAAACCTTCAAACTCTAAATGTTTTTGTAGTAGGCAAGAAAAATATTGGTTCAACTGTTAGAGAGCTTGGGAAGTTTCCTAATCTACGGGGAGAATTATTCATCAAGAACCTGCAAAATGTCATTGATGTCATGGAGGCAAGTGATACCAACTTGAAGAGCAAAGAACATATTGAGGAATTGACGCTACAGTGGGGTGAGGAAACGGATGACACACTTAATGAAAGAAATGTGCTTGATATGTTACAACCATATGCAAGCCTTAAGAAATTGAGAATTGAATCGTATGGTGGGACACATTTTCCTAGTTGGTTGGGAGATCCATCATTTTTTAACATGGTGTCCCTCTATATTCATGAATGTATGAATTGCACGACACTTCCACCACTAGGGCAGCTACCTTCTCTCAAGGACTTGTGCATTGAAGACATGACAAATTTGGAGACAATTGGGCAGCAGTTCTATGGCTTGGCAGCAGGAGGTTCCAATTCTTCGTTCCAACCATTTCAATCCCTTGAGAATTTGGAATTTTCGTACATGGGAAATTGGGAGGAATGGTGTCCTTTCCAAGACAACATGTTTCCTTTTCCTCGTCTGAAAACTCTGAGGTTAGTATGGTGTCCCAAATTAAAGGGACATTTACCTACTCATCTTCCTTTCATAGAAAAGATTGAAATAGATGGTTGCGACCATCTCTTGGCAACACCACCTACTCAACATTGGCTCTCCTCAATAAAAAATATTCGTATTAGGGGATATTCGAATTCAGAAAGCAATACTGAAAGGACTCAATACTCATTGCTCGAGAGTGATTCTCCATATCTGCTGCAAACAATAGACACATCGAGCTGTCATATGCTAAAATCTGTACCTAAAATGATTATAAACAGCACCTCTCTTCAACGCTTGGATCTCTATGGTATTAGTTCTCTCAATGCGTTTCCAACAAACGGTTTACCCACTTCTTTGCAATCACTTTGTATTTCAGAATGTGAGAATTTAACATTCCTACCTCCTGAAACGTGGAGCAATTACACATCACTTGTGACTCTTAAATTAGAAAACAGCTGCAGTGCACTTACCTCCTTCCCATTGAATTGTTTTCCTGTTCTCCAAGATCTTTCCATCTGGAGATGTAGGAGTTTGGAATCTATTTTTATTTCAGAAACTTCTTCTTGTAGCTCGTCAACCCTCCGATCTTTTGTTGTCAATGATTGCGAGGCACTTAGATCACTACCTCAACGGATGGACACACTCACCGCTCTTGAATCGATAACTCTATGCATTCTTCCAAATTTGAATTTATCATTATGTGAAGGAGCTTTCCTACCTCCGAATTTACAATCAATTATAGTTTATTCTGTGAGGATAACAAAGCCGGTAACAGAGTGGGGTCTCCAAGGCCTTACTCGTGTTCGTTCAATGGATATCAGAGGTGATGACATTGTTAAGATGTTGCTCAAGGAGCCGTTGTTGCCCATTTCCCTTGTGTCTCTAGAATTCAAAAATCTCTTTGAAATGAAATCCTTAGAAGCAAATGGACTTCGACACCTCTCCTCGCTGAAAAATC